Proteins encoded by one window of Heliomicrobium undosum:
- the ruvB gene encoding Holliday junction branch migration DNA helicase RuvB: protein MDERMMTSAKRPEDREAEWSLRPRTLREYIGQDKLKENLTVFIQAALGRREPLDHVLLYGPPGLGKTTLAQIIAQELGVQLRVTSGPAIERPGDLAAILTNLQPMDVLFIDEIHRLNRAVEEVLYPAMEDFCLDIVIGKGPAARSIRIDLPRFTLVGATTRAGMLTSPLRDRFGVIHRLEYYRPDELEFIILRAATILGVTAEPEGAREIALRSRGTPRIANRLLKRVRDYAQVLSDGVVTAEVAREALRRLEVDPRGLDTTDQRLLEALIRKFAGGPVGVETLAASVSESVDTVEDVVEPYLMQLGFLNRTPRGRMATIAACEHLGLPVPAGLLALQDGRPAVLPAGTGETASTAAGLSAEQAALSFDE, encoded by the coding sequence GTGGATGAACGGATGATGACCTCGGCCAAGCGGCCTGAGGATCGGGAGGCCGAATGGAGCCTGCGGCCGCGAACGCTGCGGGAATACATCGGCCAGGACAAGTTGAAAGAGAATCTGACCGTCTTCATACAGGCGGCTCTGGGACGGCGGGAACCGCTGGATCACGTCCTGCTCTACGGACCGCCCGGTTTAGGAAAAACGACGCTGGCCCAGATCATCGCCCAGGAGTTAGGTGTCCAGTTACGGGTCACCTCCGGGCCGGCGATTGAACGGCCGGGCGATCTGGCCGCCATTTTAACGAATCTGCAGCCGATGGACGTCCTTTTTATCGACGAGATCCATCGTCTCAACCGGGCCGTCGAGGAAGTGCTCTACCCGGCTATGGAGGACTTTTGTCTGGACATCGTCATCGGGAAGGGACCGGCTGCCCGGTCAATCCGCATCGACCTGCCCCGGTTTACCCTGGTGGGCGCCACGACGCGGGCGGGGATGCTCACGTCTCCCCTCCGGGACCGCTTCGGCGTCATCCACCGCCTGGAATACTACCGGCCCGACGAGTTGGAGTTTATCATCCTGCGGGCCGCCACCATCCTCGGCGTCACTGCCGAGCCAGAAGGCGCCCGGGAGATCGCGCTCCGTTCGCGGGGAACGCCCCGCATCGCCAACCGGCTGCTCAAGCGGGTCCGCGATTATGCTCAGGTGCTTTCGGACGGTGTGGTCACGGCGGAGGTGGCGCGGGAAGCCTTGCGGCGTTTGGAGGTCGATCCGCGCGGCCTCGATACGACAGACCAGCGGCTGCTAGAGGCGCTGATCCGCAAATTTGCCGGCGGGCCGGTCGGCGTGGAGACCCTGGCGGCTTCGGTCAGTGAGTCGGTGGATACGGTCGAGGATGTCGTCGAACCCTACCTGATGCAACTCGGATTCTTGAACCGGACGCCCCGCGGCCGGATGGCCACCATCGCTGCCTGTGAGCATCTGGGGTTGCCTGTGCCCGCAGGATTGCTGGCGCTCCAGGATGGGCGCCCGGCCGTTTTGCCGGCGGGAACAGGCGAGACGGCCTCAACGGCTGCCGGCTTATCGGCGGAACAGGCGGCCTTATCCTTTGACGAGTAG
- a CDS encoding epoxyqueuosine reductase QueH, with translation MRLLLHTCCAPCGIVPFDVLREEGHAVTAYYYNPNIHPYKEFLRRKETLEGYAASIRLPLIVEEEYALEDFLGRVAADPAGRCPHCYDLRLRKTAQKARELGMEGFSTTLLISPYQDHETLRRAGEAAGREAGVPFVYADFRPRFREGQQRARELELYRQPYCGCIYSEKDRYYKPKGGSKR, from the coding sequence ATGCGGCTACTCTTGCACACCTGCTGCGCCCCTTGCGGCATTGTCCCCTTCGATGTCCTGCGCGAGGAAGGGCATGCAGTGACAGCCTATTACTACAACCCGAATATCCACCCCTACAAGGAGTTTCTCCGGCGCAAAGAGACGTTGGAAGGCTATGCCGCATCGATCCGCTTGCCCTTGATCGTGGAAGAGGAGTATGCGCTGGAGGACTTCCTGGGGCGGGTGGCCGCCGATCCGGCGGGCCGCTGTCCCCACTGTTACGACCTGCGCCTTCGCAAGACGGCGCAAAAGGCGCGGGAACTTGGTATGGAAGGCTTCAGCACCACCCTGCTGATCAGCCCATATCAGGACCATGAGACCCTGCGCCGCGCCGGTGAGGCAGCCGGCCGCGAGGCGGGCGTGCCCTTCGTCTATGCCGACTTCCGGCCCCGTTTCCGAGAAGGCCAGCAGCGGGCGCGAGAACTGGAACTCTACCGGCAGCCCTACTGCGGCTGCATCTATAGCGAGAAGGACCGGTACTACAAGCCCAAAGGAGGGTCAAAGCGGTGA
- a CDS encoding DUF2905 domain-containing protein, giving the protein MIDGGSFGKWLMVAGAGLLLLGGLFWLLSQFVSLGRLPGDISWQKGNFSFHFPLASSLLISLLLTILLNLFFRR; this is encoded by the coding sequence GTGATCGACGGAGGTTCCTTCGGCAAATGGCTCATGGTGGCCGGCGCCGGACTGCTGCTGCTGGGCGGATTGTTCTGGCTGCTCAGCCAGTTCGTCTCCCTTGGGAGACTGCCCGGCGACATCTCTTGGCAGAAGGGGAACTTCAGCTTCCACTTCCCCTTGGCCAGCAGCCTCCTGATCAGCCTGTTGTTGACGATCCTGTTGAACCTGTTTTTTCGCAGATAG
- the sigI gene encoding RNA polymerase sigma factor SigI, which translates to MASLFGSSVFASRNQEPENLLVRAREGDECSRNALIRKFTPFVLRVTSQTSGRYVRLGSDDEASIALIAFNEAITSYREEKGVSFLSFAETVIRRRLIDYFRKSTRSQKEIPLSAFDYESEDDTGEEGNNRMEIRQATAAYMAESEANDRRTEILYYNKLLLEYGIRFSDLVELAPKHEDARRRAIQVARQVAETPAYREYLKLKGSLPLKELERDVDVSRKTLERQRKYIIAVAIIFMEKLEHLKEYIDKE; encoded by the coding sequence TTGGCATCCCTGTTTGGCAGCAGCGTCTTCGCATCGAGGAATCAGGAGCCTGAGAACCTTCTTGTTCGAGCCCGGGAGGGGGACGAGTGTTCCCGCAACGCCTTGATCCGGAAGTTTACCCCTTTTGTGCTGAGGGTCACCTCCCAGACGAGCGGACGGTATGTTCGCTTGGGCAGCGATGACGAGGCAAGCATCGCTCTGATTGCGTTTAACGAAGCAATCACAAGCTACCGGGAAGAGAAGGGTGTTTCCTTTTTGTCCTTTGCTGAGACGGTGATCCGTCGTCGCTTGATCGATTATTTTCGCAAGTCGACGCGGAGCCAGAAGGAGATCCCGCTGTCGGCCTTCGATTATGAATCGGAGGATGACACGGGGGAGGAAGGGAACAACCGGATGGAGATCAGGCAGGCGACGGCGGCCTATATGGCTGAGTCGGAAGCGAACGACCGCAGGACCGAGATCCTCTATTACAACAAACTGCTGCTGGAATACGGCATCCGGTTCAGCGATCTGGTCGAACTGGCGCCGAAGCATGAAGATGCCCGCAGGCGGGCGATTCAGGTGGCCCGGCAAGTCGCCGAAACACCGGCGTACCGCGAATACCTGAAACTCAAAGGCTCGCTGCCCCTGAAGGAACTGGAGCGGGATGTCGATGTGAGCCGAAAAACGCTGGAGCGACAGCGGAAATACATCATCGCCGTCGCCATTATTTTCATGGAGAAACTGGAGCATTTAAAGGAATACATAGACAAGGAGTGA
- a CDS encoding anti-sigma factor domain-containing protein → MDQRGVVLEIEGDEAIVLTPSGEFRRQRISHPKPEIGDEIPLSSGKKNHVHTKGRWSSAPWHWMTTAVAAAVLLMVNLTGFGGLGSQPLQEPATDGEAGAVLLVTDQAPPQGLAVKFVTVDINPSIELALNEENRVIVSRPLNDDGKKLLQAETLDGLDAEEAVSRITNEAIQQGFLSPSRDNAVVIAVAGEDRPVEGKGSLESRLRDSTLRLLPQDTSSTKRVQVVRAPADAREKARQIGLSVGKYAVFLEALDRGLDVQAADLKKASITNVIAAAGGDPLDVLQGAAVEQDLAGKEARHQERLKEALQEEAESATTGVSVNLPPAPSLPGASQSAPIAAGAKTPEETAPSSEPAIEPPTETPVDSPIDPPANLPSEPPSAPPAELPVDPYNTHLPEVTAPEPGAPLSGPESSPGQTDQAHQAGMSGLPPEESTAPPPVPDDKPPEFSGVAGSRETHQQIKRKVM, encoded by the coding sequence GTGGATCAACGCGGCGTGGTGCTGGAGATTGAGGGGGATGAGGCGATTGTCCTCACCCCCAGCGGCGAATTCCGGCGCCAGCGCATTTCCCATCCCAAGCCGGAGATTGGCGATGAAATCCCCCTGTCTTCGGGAAAGAAGAATCATGTTCACACAAAGGGGCGGTGGTCCAGCGCGCCCTGGCACTGGATGACGACAGCTGTCGCCGCTGCAGTGCTTCTAATGGTCAACCTGACTGGTTTCGGCGGGCTTGGCAGTCAGCCCCTTCAGGAACCTGCCACAGACGGTGAGGCAGGCGCCGTCCTCCTTGTGACGGATCAAGCGCCGCCGCAAGGACTGGCCGTCAAGTTCGTCACTGTCGACATCAACCCGTCCATTGAACTGGCATTGAATGAAGAAAACAGGGTTATCGTCTCCCGTCCCCTCAATGATGACGGAAAAAAACTGCTCCAGGCGGAAACGCTGGACGGGCTTGACGCGGAAGAAGCGGTTTCCCGGATCACCAATGAGGCGATCCAGCAGGGGTTCCTGTCTCCTTCTCGCGATAACGCTGTAGTCATCGCCGTCGCCGGAGAGGATCGTCCCGTTGAAGGGAAGGGCAGCCTGGAATCCCGGTTGCGTGATTCGACGCTGCGCCTGCTGCCGCAAGACACGTCATCAACCAAGCGGGTTCAGGTCGTCCGGGCGCCTGCCGACGCCAGGGAAAAAGCGAGGCAAATCGGTTTGTCTGTCGGCAAGTACGCTGTTTTCTTGGAAGCCCTCGATCGCGGGCTGGATGTGCAAGCAGCCGATTTGAAAAAGGCGTCCATCACCAATGTCATTGCTGCTGCCGGCGGGGATCCCCTGGATGTCCTGCAAGGCGCTGCCGTGGAACAGGACCTGGCAGGCAAGGAGGCAAGGCATCAGGAACGTCTCAAGGAAGCCCTTCAGGAAGAGGCCGAGAGTGCAACGACCGGTGTCAGCGTGAATTTACCGCCGGCCCCATCATTGCCAGGCGCTTCTCAATCCGCCCCCATCGCCGCTGGAGCGAAGACGCCCGAAGAGACTGCGCCTTCGAGTGAGCCGGCGATTGAACCCCCGACTGAAACTCCAGTCGACTCCCCGATTGATCCCCCAGCTAACCTCCCGAGTGAACCTCCGTCTGCCCCCCCGGCTGAACTTCCAGTTGATCCTTATAACACCCATTTGCCCGAAGTTACTGCTCCCGAGCCTGGCGCTCCCCTTTCTGGCCCCGAATCAAGTCCTGGGCAAACCGATCAGGCGCACCAGGCCGGAATGTCCGGTCTTCCACCGGAAGAGTCCACTGCGCCTCCCCCTGTTCCCGATGATAAGCCTCCAGAATTTTCGGGGGTTGCAGGTTCTCGGGAAACGCATCAACAAATAAAGAGAAAAGTCATGTAG
- a CDS encoding SpoIID/LytB domain-containing protein: MSVNKRTALAILLALFSVFSLSTGLGPAVAADREDRFELRVLIDQRSSVDIRVLSGTYQWYDEDLKTQVETVSPSDGWRASAAGSTVRLEKNGRSLAKAYGGPLLLQAMGAGENKIEVNGKKYRGSLRLYHLRSQGANSMALINVIDVESYLCGVVGQEIGMNAPEEAMKAQAVVSRTYALQQRERRRQTGEYYDLRADQGSQVYKGVDGEQANVLKAVDDTRGQVITFDGTIIEAVFHSNSGGYTEDARLVWNSDVPYLRGVPAPEDRYAEEWGGTAALAYHWRKNLTPAEIARKTQSLTGRDPGEVQRLRIVETSRSGRVTRLEVVGTRGTISIDRTKVRQLLDTPSTKFTLADDSGNYVALGYGAEGMKKNALPAGGTYAINSSGVAAVSGDFYVITPDGIGPAPKAQSTTAAGTIVIDGYGYGHGVGMSQWGAMGLARNGKRYTEIIEHYYNADRRDGRLLITSNWGK, encoded by the coding sequence ATGAGCGTCAACAAAAGAACAGCATTGGCGATACTTCTGGCCCTTTTTTCCGTTTTCTCCCTGTCAACCGGCCTAGGTCCCGCCGTCGCAGCCGACAGGGAGGACAGGTTCGAACTCCGCGTGCTGATCGATCAGCGCTCTTCCGTCGATATCAGAGTGTTGTCCGGTACATATCAGTGGTATGATGAGGACTTGAAAACCCAGGTGGAAACCGTCTCTCCCTCCGATGGATGGCGCGCTTCCGCTGCCGGCTCGACCGTCCGATTGGAGAAAAACGGCCGTTCGCTGGCCAAGGCCTATGGCGGTCCCTTGTTGCTTCAAGCCATGGGCGCCGGCGAGAATAAGATCGAAGTGAACGGTAAAAAATACCGGGGTAGTTTGCGTCTCTATCACCTCCGCTCCCAGGGCGCCAACAGCATGGCGCTGATCAATGTAATCGATGTGGAATCCTATCTCTGCGGCGTGGTCGGGCAGGAAATCGGAATGAACGCCCCGGAAGAGGCGATGAAGGCCCAGGCTGTTGTCTCTCGCACCTACGCCTTGCAGCAGCGGGAGCGTCGAAGGCAGACCGGCGAGTATTACGACCTGCGCGCCGACCAGGGGAGCCAGGTGTATAAGGGTGTCGATGGAGAACAGGCAAATGTCCTCAAGGCTGTTGATGACACGCGCGGACAGGTGATCACCTTCGATGGAACCATCATTGAAGCCGTTTTTCATTCCAACAGCGGAGGGTATACGGAAGACGCCCGCTTGGTCTGGAACAGCGACGTGCCTTACCTGCGCGGCGTCCCTGCTCCGGAAGACCGGTATGCCGAAGAGTGGGGCGGAACAGCGGCGCTCGCCTACCACTGGCGGAAAAACCTCACGCCGGCCGAGATTGCCCGGAAGACCCAATCCCTGACCGGGAGGGATCCGGGAGAGGTTCAGCGCTTGCGCATCGTTGAGACAAGCCGCTCCGGCCGTGTAACCCGCCTGGAGGTCGTGGGAACGCGAGGAACCATCTCAATCGACCGGACGAAAGTTCGCCAACTGTTGGATACGCCGTCCACCAAGTTTACCCTCGCCGATGACAGTGGCAACTATGTAGCCCTGGGCTACGGCGCCGAAGGCATGAAAAAGAACGCCCTCCCCGCAGGCGGGACCTACGCGATCAACTCGTCGGGAGTGGCGGCGGTGAGTGGTGACTTTTATGTCATCACCCCTGATGGAATCGGTCCGGCGCCCAAAGCGCAGTCGACGACGGCTGCGGGGACCATTGTCATCGACGGTTACGGTTACGGTCATGGCGTGGGCATGAGCCAGTGGGGCGCCATGGGGCTGGCCCGCAACGGCAAAAGATACACGGAAATCATCGAGCATTATTACAACGCTGATCGCCGCGACGGAAGGCTGCTGATCACAAGCAACTGGGGGAAATGA
- the queA gene encoding tRNA preQ1(34) S-adenosylmethionine ribosyltransferase-isomerase QueA — protein MEVALYDYELPKEAIAQTPVEPRDASRLMVLQRRTGAVDHRIFRDLVHILHPGDLLVVNRTRVIPARLYGKKRDSDVTVEIVLLTPRGDDRWEVLVRPGRRLKPGVFVDFGEGRLAAEILETTDFGGRVVRFHYKGDFDTLIDEIGQMPLPPYIETALPQQEAERYQTVYSQERGSAAAPTAGLHFTPQLLEDLKMRGIETTSVLLHVGLGTFRPVQVDRIEEHKMHSEFFQVDPEAAEAIAKAKQEGRRVIAVGTTVARTLETAAGLNNGTVAAGAGWTDIFIYPGYKFQCIDGLITNFHLPRSTLLMLVSAFAGREHILAAYQEALEKGYRFFSFGDAMLII, from the coding sequence ATGGAAGTCGCGCTTTATGATTACGAACTGCCCAAGGAAGCGATCGCCCAAACGCCGGTGGAGCCGAGGGACGCTTCTCGCTTGATGGTCCTCCAACGGCGGACCGGCGCCGTTGACCACCGGATCTTTCGAGATCTCGTCCATATCCTGCACCCCGGAGACCTGTTGGTGGTCAACCGCACCCGGGTGATTCCTGCCCGCCTGTATGGGAAAAAACGCGACAGCGACGTGACCGTCGAGATCGTCTTGCTGACGCCCAGAGGCGATGATCGCTGGGAGGTGCTTGTACGGCCGGGGCGGCGGCTGAAACCGGGGGTTTTTGTCGACTTTGGAGAAGGCCGCTTGGCCGCTGAGATTCTGGAGACGACTGATTTTGGCGGACGGGTCGTCCGCTTTCATTACAAGGGGGACTTCGATACCCTCATCGATGAGATCGGCCAGATGCCGTTGCCGCCGTACATCGAAACCGCCTTGCCCCAGCAAGAGGCGGAACGCTATCAGACAGTGTACAGCCAGGAACGGGGCTCCGCAGCGGCCCCCACAGCAGGGCTCCACTTCACCCCGCAACTGCTGGAGGATCTGAAAATGCGGGGGATAGAAACCACCTCGGTGCTGCTTCACGTGGGGCTCGGCACCTTCCGGCCGGTGCAAGTCGACCGGATTGAGGAGCACAAGATGCACTCCGAGTTCTTTCAGGTCGACCCTGAGGCCGCCGAGGCTATCGCAAAGGCCAAGCAGGAAGGGCGCCGCGTCATCGCCGTCGGCACCACCGTCGCCCGCACCCTCGAAACCGCCGCCGGCCTTAACAACGGAACCGTCGCCGCTGGAGCCGGCTGGACAGACATCTTCATCTATCCCGGCTACAAGTTCCAGTGCATCGACGGCCTGATCACCAACTTCCACCTCCCCCGTTCCACCCTGCTCATGCTCGTCTCCGCCTTCGCCGGCCGCGAGCACATCCTGGCCGCCTACCAGGAGGCATTGGAGAAGGGATACCGTTTCTTCAGTTTTGGAGACGCGATGCTGATCATTTAA
- the tgt gene encoding tRNA guanosine(34) transglycosylase Tgt has translation MTAAVRYELIKECTRTSARAGILHTPHGSFETPIFMPVGTQATVKTMTPEEVRELGAGIILSNTYHLYLRPGSDLVREAGGLHKFMNWPHGILTDSGGFQVFSLGPLRKITEEGVRFKSHIDGSEHFFTPEKSIQIQMDLGADIIMAFDECPPYPAEREYAQKSLEMTTRWAKRCRAAHTREDQALFAITQGGMYADLRKESAARLVELDFPGYGIGGLSVGEPKPLMYEMLDATVPELPKNKARYLMGVGSPDCLWEGVERGVDMFDCVLPTRVARNGLAFTSHGKVVIRNAEHARDFERLDPECSCYTCRHYSRAYLRHLYKAEEILVYRLLTIHNLHMLLNLMRNIRQSILENRFQEAKKAFFDKYGEEKGQ, from the coding sequence TTGACCGCCGCAGTCCGCTACGAACTGATCAAAGAATGCACCCGCACAAGCGCCCGGGCGGGGATCCTACATACCCCCCACGGTTCCTTCGAAACGCCCATTTTCATGCCCGTCGGCACCCAGGCGACCGTCAAGACCATGACGCCGGAAGAGGTGCGCGAACTGGGCGCCGGCATCATCCTGTCGAACACCTACCACCTCTACCTGCGTCCCGGCTCCGACCTGGTCCGCGAAGCCGGCGGCCTGCACAAATTCATGAACTGGCCTCACGGCATCCTGACCGACTCCGGGGGATTCCAGGTCTTCAGTCTCGGCCCGCTGCGCAAGATCACCGAGGAAGGGGTCCGTTTCAAGAGTCACATCGACGGTTCGGAACACTTCTTCACCCCCGAAAAATCGATCCAGATCCAGATGGACCTGGGCGCCGACATCATCATGGCCTTTGATGAGTGCCCGCCCTATCCAGCGGAACGGGAGTACGCCCAAAAATCGCTGGAGATGACGACCCGGTGGGCGAAACGCTGCCGCGCCGCCCATACCCGGGAGGATCAGGCGCTCTTCGCCATCACCCAAGGCGGCATGTACGCCGACCTGCGCAAGGAAAGCGCCGCCCGCCTGGTCGAACTCGACTTCCCCGGCTACGGCATCGGCGGTTTGAGTGTCGGCGAGCCGAAGCCCCTCATGTACGAGATGCTCGACGCCACGGTCCCTGAACTGCCGAAGAACAAGGCCCGTTACCTGATGGGGGTTGGCAGCCCGGACTGCCTCTGGGAAGGTGTCGAGCGAGGCGTCGATATGTTCGACTGTGTGTTGCCCACCCGGGTGGCCCGCAACGGGCTTGCTTTCACGTCCCATGGCAAGGTGGTCATTCGCAACGCTGAACATGCCCGCGATTTTGAGCGCCTTGACCCCGAGTGCAGTTGCTACACATGCCGCCATTACAGCCGCGCCTACCTGCGCCATCTCTACAAGGCGGAGGAGATCCTCGTCTACCGCCTGTTGACCATTCACAACCTGCACATGCTCCTCAACCTGATGCGCAACATCCGGCAGTCCATCCTGGAGAACCGTTTTCAGGAAGCCAAAAAAGCCTTCTTTGACAAATACGGGGAGGAAAAGGGGCAGTAA
- the yajC gene encoding preprotein translocase subunit YajC gives MMDSSLLLVYLAAMFGLFYYLFIRPQKKAQKEHKEMIDKLRVHERVLTAAGIYGVITEVGEDTVTVKIAEGVQVDFAKTAILRVVDNN, from the coding sequence ATGATGGATTCGTCGCTCCTGCTGGTCTACCTGGCAGCCATGTTCGGCCTCTTCTACTACCTCTTCATCCGTCCCCAGAAGAAGGCGCAAAAAGAACACAAGGAAATGATCGACAAGCTGAGGGTGCATGAAAGAGTCTTGACCGCAGCCGGCATCTACGGCGTCATCACGGAAGTGGGCGAAGATACGGTCACCGTGAAGATCGCCGAAGGTGTTCAGGTCGATTTTGCCAAGACAGCCATCCTGCGTGTCGTGGATAATAATTGA
- a CDS encoding aspartyl-phosphate phosphatase Spo0E family protein has product MDTSVLLRRIQRKRKELDRLARKFDSRNLTSGDVYRKSCELDRLIVEYMRTNRQLELDFPDFLPGR; this is encoded by the coding sequence ATGGACACTTCGGTGCTTTTGCGCCGAATTCAGCGTAAGCGCAAGGAATTGGATCGATTGGCCCGAAAATTCGATAGCCGCAACCTGACGAGTGGTGATGTGTATCGAAAGTCCTGCGAACTCGACCGGCTGATTGTCGAATACATGCGCACCAACCGTCAGTTGGAACTCGATTTTCCGGATTTTCTTCCTGGCCGCTGA
- a CDS encoding HD domain-containing protein, with translation MTVDIQAIRENPEVRAYIEKGDERLSVLGFTEHGLRHSAHVSAQAEEILSHLNYPQRFAELAAIAGYMHDIGNAVSRDSHAQIGALLARSILRDMKMDFREIAEVMAAIGNHDETVGQVMNVAGAALILADKSDVHYRRVRNKERVAFDIHDRVNYAVRDSKLVLEGADISLTLRTDPDISPVLDYFEIFLPRMVMCRRAAAFLNCRFHLIINDAKML, from the coding sequence ATGACAGTCGACATCCAGGCGATTCGAGAAAATCCTGAAGTCAGGGCTTACATCGAAAAAGGCGATGAGCGCCTCAGCGTGCTCGGATTCACCGAACATGGTTTGCGACACTCCGCTCATGTGAGCGCCCAGGCGGAAGAGATCCTTTCCCACCTGAACTACCCGCAACGGTTTGCCGAACTGGCGGCCATCGCCGGCTACATGCACGACATCGGCAACGCCGTCAGCCGGGACAGCCACGCCCAGATCGGCGCCTTGCTGGCCCGCAGCATCCTGCGGGACATGAAGATGGACTTTCGGGAAATCGCTGAAGTGATGGCTGCCATCGGCAACCATGACGAGACGGTGGGACAGGTGATGAACGTCGCAGGCGCCGCCCTCATCCTGGCCGACAAGAGCGACGTCCACTACCGCCGGGTCCGGAATAAGGAACGTGTCGCTTTTGATATCCATGATCGCGTCAACTACGCCGTCCGGGATTCAAAACTCGTCCTGGAGGGGGCAGATATCTCCTTGACCCTGAGAACAGACCCTGACATCAGCCCTGTCCTCGACTACTTCGAGATTTTCTTGCCGCGGATGGTCATGTGCCGGCGGGCAGCGGCTTTCTTGAACTGCCGCTTTCACTTAATCATCAATGATGCAAAGATGCTCTAG
- the secD gene encoding protein translocase subunit SecD, with product MNARKLLQLVALILVVAIAAALSYNPIVKNTKLGLDLQGGLHVVLQAVETPDHKVTQEEMQQVHAIMEQRINGLGVAEPLIQLEGANRLIIELAGIQDPDKAVDLIGKTAVLTFRTADGQTVIEGKDLKEAKEALEPGSKMATVQLTLNSEGAKKFADVTRVNVGKPIGIYLDEDLLQNPTVTEAITGGQARITGYGSLEDARRIALLLNSGALPVKMEMVEKRTVGPTLGAESLEKSKAAAMIGVGLIFAFMFLYYRVPGFVAIVSLILYSVIVIGILTMLNATWTLPGIAGFLLSLGVAVDANVIIYERLKEELRDGKTLRTAIEDGFQRAFTTILDSNVTTLISIAILYYLGTGPLRGFAVTLGIGILTSMFTALSFTRVLLRSAGGSGLFNNKKLYGA from the coding sequence ATGAATGCACGCAAACTGCTCCAACTGGTGGCCCTGATTTTGGTTGTGGCCATCGCTGCCGCGCTCAGTTACAACCCGATTGTGAAGAACACGAAGCTCGGGTTGGACCTGCAAGGCGGTCTACATGTGGTCCTTCAGGCGGTAGAGACGCCGGACCACAAGGTAACCCAGGAAGAGATGCAGCAGGTTCATGCGATCATGGAGCAACGGATCAATGGCTTGGGTGTCGCCGAACCGTTGATCCAGTTGGAAGGCGCCAATCGCCTGATCATTGAACTCGCAGGGATCCAGGATCCCGATAAAGCCGTCGACCTGATCGGCAAAACGGCCGTGTTGACCTTTCGGACAGCCGACGGTCAAACAGTCATTGAGGGCAAGGACCTCAAAGAAGCGAAAGAGGCCTTGGAACCGGGAAGCAAAATGGCCACTGTTCAGCTGACCCTCAACAGCGAAGGCGCCAAGAAGTTCGCTGATGTCACCCGCGTAAACGTGGGCAAACCGATCGGAATCTATCTCGACGAAGACCTCCTGCAAAACCCAACTGTTACTGAAGCGATTACAGGCGGACAAGCCCGCATCACCGGCTACGGGTCGTTGGAAGACGCGCGACGCATCGCCCTGCTCCTAAATTCGGGCGCCCTGCCCGTCAAGATGGAGATGGTCGAAAAGCGCACCGTCGGTCCCACCCTGGGCGCTGAAAGCTTGGAGAAGAGCAAGGCAGCAGCCATGATCGGCGTCGGTCTCATCTTCGCCTTTATGTTCCTGTACTATCGCGTTCCCGGCTTTGTGGCCATCGTGTCCCTGATCCTCTACTCGGTGATCGTCATCGGCATCCTAACTATGCTGAACGCCACATGGACGTTGCCAGGCATCGCCGGTTTTCTCCTGTCCCTTGGCGTAGCCGTTGATGCTAACGTGATTATTTACGAGCGGCTGAAAGAGGAGCTTCGGGACGGCAAAACCTTGCGCACGGCCATTGAAGACGGCTTCCAGCGCGCCTTCACCACCATTCTTGATTCCAACGTGACTACCCTGATCTCCATCGCCATCCTCTACTATCTTGGCACCGGTCCCCTTCGCGGCTTTGCCGTCACCCTGGGCATCGGTATCCTCACCAGCATGTTCACGGCGCTTAGCTTCACCCGGGTGCTGTTGCGTTCTGCTGGCGGAAGCGGCCTCTTCAACAACAAAAAACTCTACGGAGCCTGA